CGCAGTTCTCAGGCAACTTGCCAGAGCACTCTACTTCTTTAGGAGGAGCTCCAGGTGTTAGCGCAGCGAGCCAGCGCGAAGAAGCTGTGCCTTCACCGCGATTCGCTGCTCCAGGCTCAAGCCCGCAAGTGCAGCGTCCAGTGAGCCGGCTTCCACTCGATCCAGATCCTCAAGACCCTGCTTGCTCAGCAACTGCACCGTGGCAGCAGGCAGAGTCTTACGCGCTGCGGAGGTCTTCACCTCGCGCTGAGCCGCTTGTGCCCTCAACTCGGCAATCTCTTCTTCCGCCGCCATCAGCTTTTGCTCCAGCTCTTGCTCTCTGCGGCTGCCCTCGTTGTTCTGCTCAACGGTTGCCACAATCTTCTGCACATCTCCAGCCAACGCGGCGCGTCCCTGTTCCAGCAATGCCACTGTCTTCTCCAGCAGTGTTGCAGCAGCCTCCAGCCGTTCCAGGCTGCCCGCTTCCGAGTCCAATACTTCCCGATTGTCTAATTCCATAAGTGTCCTTCCCTTTCTCTCACCGTCTCACCCATTCCCGTTGAGGAACCGTATGCCGAGCATCGTGCCGCCAACCGCACCGGCCGTCGCGTCATCGACCGGCACTGCGTTAAGCGAAACGATGTACTGCGATAAGCCGCCTTATCCCGCAACAGAATCGCCGCACCTGTAAAGGTGGCCTTGCTTAGCCTCCAAACCTCGGCTCGCATATCTTCCACGTGCGCATCCGCCAGTTCGTAGGACATCCCCATCGTCCCTTCCTGGCCGCGAGTCATCTGCTCCTCCACTTCCGGAAAATCTCTTCCGAAGAGATAACCGCTCACGCGCAACTCATTTCCTTCGACGTTTGCTTCGGTGATAATTCCGCATTTCCTCCGCGCATCGTGTCCATCCCAACCCGGCCGATAGTCCACTGCCATTCCCAGCAGGGAGGGCAATGCCGCCATCGCTGCCGCACGTGTTAACAGCACACGATGGCCTCTCGCCCCCGAAGGAGCCTTGTCGCTGGCTACATCCACCAGCGTCAACACGCCTTCAAAGGGAATCCGGTTTGGATGGCCCGCGACTGCAGGAATCTTTAATGCCATTGCTTCAAGTCTCATTCACTCTCCCACTCGCGTTCTGCTTCTACTGCTCACCCCGCGACTCGCCCGCAATCCCATCTTGTTGAGTCGTTGGCAACGGCCCCAACCCTCGCATCGATCGCACCTCATCGACCGTCAGAACGCCCGCCTTCAGCAATGAAGTTTGTATCTGTACTTCCGTCATCTCGTCGCGTGCATCCAGTTCGTTGAAGACGAACTCAAATTCCCGCCAACCGAGCCTCTTGGCCAACACATCCCGGGTCAGGTGCTCCGCCAGCAGTTTTGCCAGCGGTGCAATTGCACTGCGAAACGCCTCGTTCCCTTGCTCTGCGGCTGTCGAGCGATTCACGTCGTGCTCCAGCCCCAGCATCATCGGCGGCAAACCAAATGCATTCGCCACCAATCGCATCAGGAACTCCTGCCAGTTCAGCCGCAGGTCTGCATCCGTGCCGGAGCTGAAGCGCAATACCTCCGGCTTCTGCTCCGAGCTCAACAGCGGAACCCGACCCGTACCCTCGATCTCATCCTGCCACCAGCGGATCAGCCGTTCATGCTGTGCCGGAGTCGTCTCGTTCAACCACAGCGCATACTGCACCACGGAGTTGCTGGCCAGCTTCGAGGCAAAACGGTTCGCGCTCAAAAACGCGTTCACTGTTTCAAATGCAACTTCCAGCGGGCCCAGGCCAAATGGTGTATGCGTCCGAGGATTCATTCGCAGATAGATCAGCTCATCATCACGCAGCGAAATCAGCCCGTCCGTCCCCATGCGGCCTGTCATCTGCGCATAGCGCGGTGTCTCCTGCGTGCCATCCCATTTGGGATTAATACGGATCGTCGCGCCATCCACCGGCCACAATGCAAACGGCCGCTCCCCATCGCCCGTCAGGTCGATTTCGATAGCCCCAAACCCGCCCACCAGCGCGTCTTCCAGCACCTGCTCCACCAGCGTGCGGAAGGAGTCGCTGTCGTTCGGTTCTTCTAGCGCCCTGCGGATCGCCGCCATGCGCGCATCCAGGTCTGCAACCTCTGCCGGCACGTAACCGCGCTTCACCTTGATCTGCCAATCCAGACTGGCAATGCGATCCTTGATCACGTTGATCGCGCGCCGCACTACCGGCGTCTCCGCAAATTTGCGCAGATTCGCTGGCGTCGGCTTTGGCATCAGGTTGGTAGAGGATGGGTGTGGCGACAAGATCGACGGCAGCATCAGCGTCTTGCGCTGTCCTTCCGTCTTCTGGCCTTCCCCGGCTTCCACGCCACTCAGACGCTTCCACGCACTTCGTATCGGTTCCATCAGCTTCAATGTGCTCGCCCCTTTTTCCTGATTCCAAAATTCATTCAATGCCGCCACTGCTTCCGCCACCCTGGCCCAAAAAACAAAAGGCATGGCGTTGATCGCCATGCCTCTCGAATCCTGCTCCGCTCTAGCTCAAACCCGCAGCTCTCTCCGTGCCGTCTCTGCCACCCGCACCAGGTCGCTCGTCGTCAGAACTCGAATTGTCTGCTGCTCCATCGTCTCTACCGCAAATCGGTATTGCGATATCCGGTCCTCGTCCTCGCTCGCGCCCTTGATCTCTGCCAGAGGCTCAATAATCGCGGTCAATTCCAGCTTCGCCTGTTCCACCCGCGCGACTCCCTCCACCAGCGCCGGCGCGCTGAACGCCAGCACCTTCGCCATCTCCGCGTCGCTCTCGAGCGAGACTGCGTGAAACATCTTCACCACGCCGTTCGGCCTGTACCCGCAATCAATCCGCATAGGATCGCCCGGCTTCGTATAATCCGAGGCCGCGATCCGCTTGCGCATTAGGTCCCACACGCCCACCCTGTCAAACTGGTTGCGCATCCGATTCAGCAGCGCGCCCCGCCCGCTTCTACGCACCTCGCGCTGCCGCTTCTGCGGATCGACATAAAGCTGCATCAACTGCTCCAGCTCCGCAGGAATCGACTCCGCCAGGCATCCTTTCGCCTCGGTCATCTGCACCGCGTTTGAGAAGGAGTCCTCAATCACCTGCATCACCGTCTTCGTTCCATCTGCCGCCTCAGCCAGCCTGCGCCGTACCTCTACCTCAAGCGCCTCCAGCATGGCCGTATCCGCATCCGGATCGATGCAGCGCACTCGCTGCCAGTCGCGCGTAAAACGCACCTCGGTATGCCCGGCTTCCCGTAGCATCACTCCGATGTTCACAAACTCGTTCTTCACAGCATCCGGAACGTACCGGATCAGGAAGAACTCGCATTGCCTGCGTCCTACCACTCGCGCCCCTTCTCGCCCAATCTGCAAAATCAACCGAATTCTACTTCTTCTATCGGCAGCTCCCGCTCGTCCCGCACCCGCGTCCTACATCATCCACTTCGGGCCTTCCGTATCCTGTACCTGCTTCGGGTCCGGAAACCCACCTTTCACCAGCTTTTCTTTTGGCCGCATCCAATTTGGAAATGGCTTCCGCGAAGATTCCCGAAACATATCAATATGCTCCCGCACCCGCAGCCTGCGCTCCAGCAGTTGCTCTACCAACTGCTCCAGCTCCGCCGTATCGCCGCCGTACCACTCTGGAGGAACCGCCTCCGCAATCGCCCAGGCCTTCTCCGGTGCAAACGTCTCAATGCGGCTCAGCCAGGGTTCAAAGCTCTCCCATCCAACCACGTCCCTGTATACCGGATTGCGGGCATACACACCCCGCAGCGGAGCATCCACAAACTTCCATTCCCCTGCGTGAAAGCAGTACCCCTGGTCAATAAAGGTCGCCGCATACCGCCGCTCCCGCGGCTTCTTCACAAATACCGCCTGGCGCCCATTTACGTTGCAGGTCCACTTGTCCAGCGCCAGCATGCCGGCAAATTCCTTCAGGTTCCGCGTCTCCAGCAGCATCTCCTCCGGCAAGTAATCCACTACCTGCCCGGGCATCAGCCCACCCACAAAGCGCGATCCAAACTGCAAGCCGCCCCTGCACCTCTCCTGCGATCGCCCCAGGTCCATCTTCAGCTCCGACGTATGGTCGATCAGCCAGTCGGTCACCTCGACCACCTCGCACGGCGGCACCGTCAACCCCACCGCCTCTGCCAGCCTCGTGGCCAGAAACTCGTTTGCCAGCACGCGCACATGCTGCGGATTGTTCTGGAACTTCACCACGTACAGGTTCGTGTCTGCGCCCAGCATCAGATGACTCTGTGCTCCCCCCCGCATCCGCCGAATCTCCTGCACTACCAGCACTGCCAAATCCGTCGTTCCCCTTCTTAAGGTCTATCCTCAAATTCTATCCTGCGAACCTGCCCGCCCCACTACCTTCGGCCACCGCCTTCCACACCGTGCGCGGCCAGTGGAGGAATGCCACATTAGCTGGTCGTCACACTGTGCGATCCTGAGCGTCACTCTGTGACCCTGATCGTTCCTGTGTCGTCTCGAGACTTACTTTGTCTTCCCGAGCGTTGCTTGTCGCTTCGAACGTCCTTGCAGTCTCGAACGCACCTTGCAAGTCTCGAACGTTCCTTACAAGTCTCGAACGTTCCTTGCAGCCTCGAGCATTCCTTTGTGACCCTGAGAGTTACTTTGTCGTCTCGAGAGTTCCTGCGTCGTCTTGAGACTTACTTTGTCATCCTGAGCGAAGCGAAGGACCTGCTTTCCCCGCCTTCCAGCAACTCCGCTCGCACGCCCATCGCGATCGCCATCGCCATCACGCAATCATCGTGCTCTCCCGCCCGCGCCCCAGTCTTCCCATTGGCATGGCGAACAAAGCTGCAGCACTCCTCGAGCAACCGCCGGCTCTGGAAGATCTCCGGCTCCTCAACCAGGGCGCTTCCAATCCTTGCCAACGCTGCCGGCCGGGAAACCGACGTGGTCAGCCATCCATGCTGCCCGCCTTGCATATAAAGCCTCTCATAGCGGCAGACACTTCCCAGGTAAGCAAGCACCCCCGAACCATGATTGTTCCTCTCTACTGCCAGCAGTGCCTGGTTATACTCCTTCGCCAGGGCCGTAGCCTCTCGTGCCAACTCCAGCGTATCCAACTTCGCTCTCAATTCGGCACACTGCAGTCCTGTCTCCAACTCCACCACCTGTACAGCGGAGTAGTCCCCCTCAGCGCCACCTCCCGCAGGGTCCGCCGCCACAATGTAGCTCCGGCCCGGCACCGGCGGATACCAGATCTGCAGCGCTCCGCCCAGCCTCGTCGATATGGCATCCGCCGCATCCCGAATCCTGCCGGCAATAGCATCCGCATCAAAGACGCAGGCGCCGCTGGCCAGAAAGCATTCCTCCGCATCCTCCGCAAATTCCTGCTTCGCCAAAATATCGAAGTCAGCCCTGAGCTTGCGGCGAAACCCGATCTGCTCCAGGCTAAGACCGTTCCGCTCGCGCACCGCCACTTCCTCGGCGGTCAGCGTATGTTCTGCAACCGCCTCGGTTACATAGGCACTCTCCCACCACCAGGGGAAAAAGTGCCGCACCGTTCCCGTCTCGCCTGCCCGGCGCCATTCGTTAAAGAAGCACCCCGAAGCCCCCTTCGGCGTAGACTCCAGCACGATCTCTCCATCAGGAGGCATCGCGGCCCGTAGCCCGGCCAAAGTCTCTCCGGCATTCCCCGGCCAGCGAGCGACCTCCGAGCAGTGCAGATTCTGGATCGTAATCCCCCGCCCAGCATTTGTATCCCCGGCACTCTCCACGCGGTACTCGCTGTCGAGCGCAGGAAAGATCATCTGCCGCGCGCTCGACCGCGATGTCCGCAGCGCGCCCTGCCGCAACCCTTCTGGAAGATACTCCCAAAAACGGTGCACCATGCGGAAGAGATCTTCCGCCGCTTCCTGCGTATGCGCGACCTCTACCGTCAACGTCCCCGGCTTTGTAATCGTCTTCAGAAAAAAGCGGCCGGCAACCCACGTGCTGATGCCCATCTGCCTGGCCTTCAGCACAATGTTTCGCCGCCCGCGTCTTCTTTCAAACTCCCTCTGCACCCGGTTCGGAACGAACGCCACGCACTGTCCGCGCCGATCCCGAACCTTCAGCAGTGCCTCCGCCAAAAACATCCCCGTCGTTTGTTCCTTGAGTGTGGCCAGCCTCTCGTCCAGCACCACCCCCAGGCCGCACAGTTCTCCCAGATCCCCCGGCACATCCTGGGCCTTCATCTCTTCTCCGATTCAGTTACCGTCTCGTTGAACCACCGGCTCATATGCCGCCCGCCGCTCTTGACCGGCGCCTATTCGTTTGCGACTCCCGCATTCCCAGCGACCCACTTCGAGAGCGCACTTACATAGGAGAAGCTCTGCGAACTGCATGTCGATGCTGTCGCGCCGATGGTCATCCCACCCCGAACATTCGCAGGCCACGCAAACGTGTGTCCGCCAACTGAGTCCTGGCACACAACAAACGTCATGCTCTGGCCGCTGGCGCCTGCTCCAATTGTGGAAGAGGTGACGTTCCCTGTCAGCAACAGATAGTTCACGCTTCCCGTTGACGAGAAGGTTGGAGTTGCCGAGTAACTTATATCCGCCTCTGCAAATAAACCCGATACCTGCGAAGGGCTGGCCAGCGTCAGGTTCGCCACCGGGGTAGTAGAGGTCACCGAGATAGGAGCGGTTCCCGTGGCAACATTGGAGATCAACGTATTCGTATGCCAGTTCCCGCTTAAATCCCCACCGTACACCCCGCCAAAGGACAGAGGATACGTAGGGCTGCCCGGTCCAAAGTTACACCCCGTTGAGGTGCATAGCTCCTGCAATGCGTTGTTAATCAGCAGGGAGTAAGGGATGGTTGAAATCGCTGCACCAAAGCTGTGCGTCGTTGCAGTCGTGCCCAACAAACCTCTGGACAAGTTATCCAAAGAGACGCTGTAATCGCCACGGCAATGCACCGATCCCCACGAGATTACCTCGCTATCGATAACTGCCTGTCCAGGTACACCAAATGCCGGCTGAGTATAATTCACAGGAACCGAATTAGGGTTGCACGTACTTGTCAAAGGAATACCGTCCGTTGACAACGAAGTGGAGCCTAGATTCGTGTTGATGGTCGAGGCTACCGAAGTCCCGACCTGACTCGACGTGCTCACAGTCTTGGCAACAACATTGTCCACATTTGCTGTCGTTACATTGATCGAGTCCCACTTAGGCGAGAACACGATAGGACCTAAAGAAATACCCGAACCATTCGCTGTCCCCTGAGAACTGATATTTACGCCCCCATTGGTGTTAAACCATCCTCTACCGTTGATGGTTGTGTCATAAGGAACGGCACACACCGACCATGATGGAGTCAGGTTGCAGGTCGTGGTTGTTCCCAGGTTGAGCGACCACCCTTGCGTTGTCGGGCCATAATCGGCCTTCAACGTAAGGTACATCGTGCCCTTCCCATAGTTGATCCGCTGATTCAGCGGCACACCGCTATCCTGCAGCCACCCTCCTCCTTGCCATCCGCAGCATTGGCCGTGATACGGAATATGCAGCGCCTTCCCTCGTCCGAGCGGCACTGTGGCATCGGAGTAGATGCTTCCATTCACACCCCGCGGGCTTCCCAGGGTGCTCATCAAGTCTTCTGGTTCAATCTTCATATCCACCAGGGAGTTGAACCAGTCATTGTTAATGTTGCCCATCAGGAAAGCATCCGGCCGCGACTGACCCACGTTCTCGATCTGTGCTATACCATTCAGCTTGCGATAGCCTGCATTTGCCGTGGCGATACCTGTTACCGTGTTGTCCTTGCCGTAATCGGCAGCCGGAGCAGTGGCCAGGTTATTCGCAAACGATGAATCCGTCAGGATGACATTCCCAAGAAACTGTCCTTTGCTGTCCGCCGTCGAGGTGTCTAGATAGAACGGCTGCTGCGTGAACCAGCTAGGTCCAAGGATCGTTTCCGCATTGCTGGTCATCCCGTTATGCAGAATCCCTGCAGGATAAAACGGATTGATGTGCCAGCCTGTGCCTAAGTTGAATTCTCCACTGACGCCCTTCAGCTTCAGGTCGCTGCCCGTTACGTATCCTGCTTCGTCCGTCACAAGACCATCGCTGGGCTGCCGAGATTCTGAAAACGGCTGGTCCACGTTATTGATGGTGTTCGGCCCGCTCTCGATATTCATCTCATCGATAATCTGCGGTCCGGCGATAGAGAACCAGGGCACTGGCGTATCCACCATACCGTTGGTGAACTTGTTATAGGGGCTGGTATTCGTCCATCCGGCGGCGCCGTTGTAGGCTTGCGCCGCGTCGTTCACGCCGGCCATAGCCCATACAATGCCGTAGTTCGTGTGCCAGATGTGATAGTTCTTCACAGATACCGAGTAAGGCCAGCTCTGGTAGAAAATGCTGCAGGAGCTTGTGCTGTTTGAGGATGATCCGAGAAACTCAATATTTTCCAGGTCCGGATTTCCCAACGTCGGGTTGGTAACCAGCGCACCCGCCGGCGAACCATCGGAGTAATGGAAGGCCAGCCCGCAGTTGCCAATGTTCCATGCAGGAATAACTCCGTTGTGTTTCCCGTTCTGTGTTGGAGTCGTGAAAGTAAAAGGATTGACGGCATTGATGACCGCATTGGAAGCGTGAGCCACAGCAGTTGTCGAAGTCTGCCCGCGCTTCACTCCGAGATAGACAAGGAAGTATTTCGTCGGAGTCGTTCCCGGAATAATGAACGGTATGCCATCCGTATAGGTCGCATACTCGTTCGAGGCTGTTCCGTAGTCTATGCCGATCGCCCCAATCACCTCGCCGTATCCGCCAAAGTCCGCGTAGCCTAGCGGCGTGTTGGCTGGATTATCCGTGATGGCGATTGTTGTTTGGCTGGCAGCAATACCGTCCACCACGTTGACGACTGCCCCGGGATCATGCGCTTGTGCAGTGGCCGTCGTGGTAATGGTGTTGCCCGAAATGGCGCTGTAGTTGATACGCTCCGAATCAATCAGCAGCGTTCCAGAAGCAGGGAAGCCAATCGGCGCGTAAGCCAGCGTAATCGATGTAGAGCCCGCAGCGGCAGTCGCCCCAAGCACTCCAGGAAGATAACTGGAGTAGACAACAGTCTCCCCTGCCGAATTTCCACCTATCCCGTTATGTGCAACCGCAGTGGTTGCATATAGTCCCCGGGTCAGCCCCGTAAGGGTATTCCCGCTGATCCCGGTATAGCTGACAAACTCGCCACCTAGCTGGATGACTCCAGAGGTAGGAAGCCCCGCAATGCTGGCCAGTGTAATCGAGGTATCGGTTGCTCCAATGTTTGCAGTGGGCCAGGTGCGCAGCGTACTCGCCGGAGCATGAGAGATAGAGCTGACCCACGGCTTGTTTGCCCACGCCGATCCCTGCCCGGAAAAGGACAGATCGCCCAGGTAGTGCACAGGAGCACCCGCCGCGTGTGCCACCGCAACCGTGCCACCATATCCGCGATCTACCGCGTTACTGGTCGTGATCGTGTTGCCACTTACTGTCGTGTAGTGAATCAATTCCTGATCCACCAGCACGAAACCCGCGCGACGGTAATACTGCGTCGAGCCAACGGTCAGAGAAGTATCCGTGGCTCCAATCGCATTCGTCAGCGTGGTGTAAAGCTGTGTCACGTCCACACTGGTATCCACCTGCAAGGTGAGATCCTGAATCTTGCCCTTGGTCACGATGCCCTGCCAACCGCAAATGCCATTGCCTCCGCCACCCGGCAATCCGTCTGTTGTTCGGTCGTTCGGGTCCATATTGCTGATGATGTCCTGCCCTGGGCCACCAACCAATACAGAGAGTCCTGTTCCCACGCCTTTTAGATACTGACAGGTGTAGGGCAATGGCTTCGAGGTATAGCACTTCCCAGCCGGAAACTTCAGGCCAAAGGGCTTGTAGGGATTGATCGCGGCAACGAACGCATCATGCAGCGCTTGGTAATTGTCCGTCCCTGTGCTGCCGTTGAAATCGCACTTCACGCCCCAGTCAGTGACCGACCGGTACTCCATGACTCGCAAATCAATTACGGGTATGCCGTATGGATTCGTGAAAGTGTCGGTGCCCGCATAATTCGCAGGGATCTCCACCGCACCTGTAGCTCCCGCCGCATTGATCGCCTGCTGAAGTGTGGTTCCCTCTGGAAAGTATTTCCCATTCACCACAGGAGTCGTCAAAGGCCCCGTCATCGTGTCTCCCGCCTTGGAGACAGAAGCAGACGATGCGCGGTCGACATATTCCTTTGTGGCTGCGTCGTAGTTCCCGACAGGATCGTTGGCTAGCGTCAGCGATCCTTTCATCGTGCCTCCTGTCATTGGCAGCAGCGCGGAGGCTGCTTGATCCACATAGTGCTTCGACGCTGCCTGCTGAACGGTAATTGGATCGCTGTTCAGCAACAGAGGCCCCGTCATTGTGCCGCCGCTCGAAGGTACAAAACCTGTAGTTACGCCGGCAATCGAGGTATCCACATACTGCTTCGTGACTGCCTGCACCGCCATTGCTACTGGCATCACCTTCGCGCGCACCGACGCCAGGCTGACTGTCGCAGCAGAGGGAACAACCCAGTACTCGGTGCTTGTCGTCCCATCATTCAGATGGTAGACGGCCGTATAGTACGTTCCATCCGGAGCAGCTCCGGCATTGGGAGCGAGACCAATCGCCACCCATCCGTCAGCTCCAATCGGGATTGATTTACTGCCCGATGCCACTGCCTCATTTGCACTCGTCGTAAATGCGGGCCAGCTCAGCAGCAGCGTCCCCTGTGCCACGCTTCCATCCGCGCGATACACCGTACCCTGCACCGTATCCGTTGCCACCGCCAAAGCCCTCTGAGGCAAAAAAGCTAACAGTATTCCCAGCCACGCAACAACTCCCGGCAACCTCTTCACAAATGTCATGCTTCATCCTCACTCCGCGTATCAGCGGCTTTCGGTCCGTGTTGCTGCGCCTGCGTCTCCTGATCCTTCGGATCTTCGACTTCAGTCTCCATATCGTTGCGCTTGGCGAGTTCTTTCATCAGCATCTCTGCCAGGCTTACATGCCGTTGTTTCTTCCCACGGCTCGTCCGTTCATCCTTCACGCCGGCCATCTCAATCAGAAACTTCGTGTGTGTCAGGCTCCCATGTTTCGCTCGCTCGATCGACGAATCCACAATTTCCGGAAATGCCTCCGATAGCTCCTTCTTTGTATGAGCCTTGTAGTTTCTAATTCGTTTCTTCGGCGTAGGTGGATTTGTACTCTTCTTCGTTGCGCCGGTCTTCTTTGCTCTCGACTTCAAGCTAGCTTCTCGTAGTTCGTCTTCCACCGGACCCGTTACTGCATTCCCGCTTTTCTTCTTCTGCACTGGCATCATCAAAAAAGGCAAGAGGGACGCCGATCGCGTCCCCCTTGCCCCTCTTTTCTTTCACTGTTGTTCTTAGAATAGCAACTGGCGAGAGTTAGTTACGCCAGCCGCCTGCAACACGGTTCAGCGCAATGGTTTCAGCCTCTTGGCCGCCTCCCATTCTTCGCTGCATCTTGACACGAATCCATTCCTGGAATCGTCAGCAGCTTCACACTCAGGAAAATTGCCGTAAGCCTGTCCAGCGCTTCGCCATAT
This DNA window, taken from Acidisarcina sp., encodes the following:
- a CDS encoding phage portal protein codes for the protein MAINAMPFVFWARVAEAVAALNEFWNQEKGASTLKLMEPIRSAWKRLSGVEAGEGQKTEGQRKTLMLPSILSPHPSSTNLMPKPTPANLRKFAETPVVRRAINVIKDRIASLDWQIKVKRGYVPAEVADLDARMAAIRRALEEPNDSDSFRTLVEQVLEDALVGGFGAIEIDLTGDGERPFALWPVDGATIRINPKWDGTQETPRYAQMTGRMGTDGLISLRDDELIYLRMNPRTHTPFGLGPLEVAFETVNAFLSANRFASKLASNSVVQYALWLNETTPAQHERLIRWWQDEIEGTGRVPLLSSEQKPEVLRFSSGTDADLRLNWQEFLMRLVANAFGLPPMMLGLEHDVNRSTAAEQGNEAFRSAIAPLAKLLAEHLTRDVLAKRLGWREFEFVFNELDARDEMTEVQIQTSLLKAGVLTVDEVRSMRGLGPLPTTQQDGIAGESRGEQ
- a CDS encoding HipA family kinase; its protein translation is MLVVQEIRRMRGGAQSHLMLGADTNLYVVKFQNNPQHVRVLANEFLATRLAEAVGLTVPPCEVVEVTDWLIDHTSELKMDLGRSQERCRGGLQFGSRFVGGLMPGQVVDYLPEEMLLETRNLKEFAGMLALDKWTCNVNGRQAVFVKKPRERRYAATFIDQGYCFHAGEWKFVDAPLRGVYARNPVYRDVVGWESFEPWLSRIETFAPEKAWAIAEAVPPEWYGGDTAELEQLVEQLLERRLRVREHIDMFRESSRKPFPNWMRPKEKLVKGGFPDPKQVQDTEGPKWMM
- a CDS encoding DUF3037 domain-containing protein is translated as MVGRRQCEFFLIRYVPDAVKNEFVNIGVMLREAGHTEVRFTRDWQRVRCIDPDADTAMLEALEVEVRRRLAEAADGTKTVMQVIEDSFSNAVQMTEAKGCLAESIPAELEQLMQLYVDPQKRQREVRRSGRGALLNRMRNQFDRVGVWDLMRKRIAASDYTKPGDPMRIDCGYRPNGVVKMFHAVSLESDAEMAKVLAFSAPALVEGVARVEQAKLELTAIIEPLAEIKGASEDEDRISQYRFAVETMEQQTIRVLTTSDLVRVAETARRELRV